From Eptesicus fuscus isolate TK198812 chromosome 22, DD_ASM_mEF_20220401, whole genome shotgun sequence, a single genomic window includes:
- the LOC129147882 gene encoding protein S100-A7-like isoform X1: protein MSDSKKNKMRDTPVEQSMMNLIDLFHEYTKPDDTIHMQALLKMLKENFPNFLKACNDRGKDFLAHIFEDHDKNKDKKIEFSEFLSLLGIIAIYYHEHSHGAPLCSERGEDDEPSLA, encoded by the exons ATTCCAAGAAAAACAAGATGAGAGACACTCCAGTTGAGCAGTCCATGATGAACTTGATCGACCTGTTCCACGAATATACCAAACCTGATGATACGATTCACATGCAGGCCCTGCTGAAGATGCTGAAGGAGAATTTCCCTAACTTCCTCAAGGCCTGT AATGACAGGGGCAAAGATTTCTTGGCCCATATCTTTGAGGACCATGACAAGAATAAGGATAAGAAGATCGAGTTTTCCGAGTTCCTGTCGCTGTTGGGCATCATAGCCATATACTACCACGAACATAGCCACGGAGCCCCGCTCTGTTCTGAGAGAGGGGAGGACGATGAGCCCAGCTTAGCCTGA
- the LOC129147882 gene encoding protein S100-A7-like isoform X2, translating into MRDTPVEQSMMNLIDLFHEYTKPDDTIHMQALLKMLKENFPNFLKACNDRGKDFLAHIFEDHDKNKDKKIEFSEFLSLLGIIAIYYHEHSHGAPLCSERGEDDEPSLA; encoded by the exons ATGAGAGACACTCCAGTTGAGCAGTCCATGATGAACTTGATCGACCTGTTCCACGAATATACCAAACCTGATGATACGATTCACATGCAGGCCCTGCTGAAGATGCTGAAGGAGAATTTCCCTAACTTCCTCAAGGCCTGT AATGACAGGGGCAAAGATTTCTTGGCCCATATCTTTGAGGACCATGACAAGAATAAGGATAAGAAGATCGAGTTTTCCGAGTTCCTGTCGCTGTTGGGCATCATAGCCATATACTACCACGAACATAGCCACGGAGCCCCGCTCTGTTCTGAGAGAGGGGAGGACGATGAGCCCAGCTTAGCCTGA
- the LOC129147883 gene encoding protein S100-A15A-like, whose product MTDTPLEESLFQIIHSYHQYAAREGDVETLSLEELKALLMDNVPRFMESLGRKKPYFVTELFRAADKDKDNQICFDEFLYVLGQLLRDYHLRYHRQRCAHYCAQHSLY is encoded by the exons ATGACGGACACGCCACTCGAGGAATCCCTCTTCCAAATCATCCACAGCTACCACCAGTACGCGGCCCGGGAGGGGGACGTGGAGACCCTGTCCCTGGAGGAGCTGAAGGCCCTGCTCATGGACAACGTGCCCCGCTTCATGGAGAGCCTG GGCCGGAAGAAGCCGTACTTCGTCACCGAGCTGTTCCGGGCGGCGGACAAGGACAAGGACAACCAGATCTGCTTTGACGAGTTCCTGTACGTCCTGGGCCAGCTGCTGAGGGACTACCACCTGCGGTACCACCGGCAGCGGTGCGCCCACTACTGCGCCCAGCACAGCCTCTACTAG